The following coding sequences lie in one Pseudomonas monsensis genomic window:
- the ftsH gene encoding ATP-dependent zinc metalloprotease FtsH, whose product MAKNLILWLIIAAVLVTVMNNFSSPNEPQTLNYSDFIQQVKDGKVERVAVDGYVITGKRNDGDSFKTIRPAIQDNGLIGDLVDNHVVVEGKQPEQQSIWTQLLVASFPILVIIAVFMFFMRQMQGGAGGKGGPMSFGKSKARLLSEDQVKTTLADVAGCDEAKEEVGELVEFLRDPGKFQRLGGRIPRGVLMVGPPGTGKTLLAKAIAGEAKVPFFTISGSDFVEMFVGVGASRVRDMFEQAKKHAPCIIFIDEIDAVGRHRGAGMGGGHDEREQTLNQLLVEMDGFEMNDGIIVIAATNRPDVLDPALLRPGRFDRQVVVGLPDIRGREQILKVHMRKVPMGDDVAPAVIARGTPGFSGADLANLVNEASLFAARSGKRIVEMKEFELAKDKIMMGAERKSMVMSEKEKQNTAYHEAGHAIVGRVVPEHDPVYKVSIIPRGRALGVTMFLPEEDRYSLSKRALISQICSLYGGRIAEEMTLGFDGVTTGASNDIMRASQIARNMVTKWGLSEKLGPLMYAEEEGEVFLGRGGGGQSASFSGETAKLIDSEVRSIIDQCYGTAKQILTDNRDKLDAMADALMKYETIDAEQIDDIMAGRTPREPRDWSGGTGTPPPPVVQDERPETPIGGPAADV is encoded by the coding sequence ATGGCAAAGAATCTGATCCTGTGGTTGATCATCGCGGCAGTCCTCGTGACGGTGATGAACAACTTCTCCAGCCCTAACGAGCCGCAGACCCTCAACTATTCCGACTTCATCCAGCAGGTCAAGGATGGCAAGGTCGAGCGCGTAGCCGTTGATGGCTATGTGATTACCGGTAAGCGCAACGATGGCGACAGCTTCAAGACCATTCGTCCGGCGATCCAGGACAATGGCCTGATCGGCGACCTGGTCGACAATCACGTCGTGGTCGAAGGCAAGCAGCCTGAGCAGCAAAGCATCTGGACCCAGCTTCTGGTGGCCAGCTTCCCGATCCTGGTGATCATCGCGGTGTTCATGTTCTTCATGCGCCAGATGCAGGGTGGTGCCGGTGGCAAGGGCGGGCCGATGAGCTTTGGCAAGAGCAAGGCGCGTCTGTTGTCTGAAGACCAGGTGAAAACCACATTGGCTGACGTTGCCGGTTGCGACGAAGCCAAGGAAGAAGTGGGTGAACTGGTTGAGTTCCTCCGTGATCCGGGCAAGTTCCAGCGTCTGGGCGGTCGCATTCCTCGCGGTGTGCTGATGGTCGGCCCTCCGGGTACCGGTAAAACCCTGCTGGCCAAAGCGATTGCCGGCGAAGCCAAGGTGCCGTTCTTCACCATTTCCGGTTCTGACTTCGTCGAGATGTTCGTCGGTGTCGGTGCCAGCCGCGTACGTGACATGTTCGAGCAGGCGAAGAAACACGCGCCTTGCATCATCTTCATCGACGAAATCGACGCCGTCGGTCGCCATCGTGGCGCCGGCATGGGCGGCGGTCATGACGAGCGCGAGCAGACTCTCAACCAGTTGCTGGTAGAGATGGACGGCTTCGAGATGAACGACGGCATCATTGTAATCGCTGCCACCAACCGTCCTGACGTGCTTGACCCGGCGCTGCTGCGTCCGGGCCGTTTCGACCGTCAGGTGGTGGTTGGCTTGCCGGACATCCGTGGTCGCGAGCAGATCCTCAAGGTTCACATGCGCAAAGTGCCAATGGGTGACGACGTTGCTCCGGCCGTTATCGCGCGTGGTACTCCGGGCTTCTCTGGTGCTGACCTGGCTAACCTGGTCAACGAAGCGTCGCTGTTCGCTGCGCGTAGCGGCAAACGCATCGTTGAAATGAAAGAGTTCGAACTGGCCAAAGACAAGATCATGATGGGCGCCGAGCGCAAGTCGATGGTCATGTCCGAGAAGGAAAAGCAGAACACTGCTTATCATGAAGCCGGCCACGCTATCGTCGGTCGTGTAGTGCCAGAGCATGATCCGGTGTACAAGGTGTCGATCATTCCGCGTGGTCGCGCGCTGGGTGTAACCATGTTCCTGCCGGAAGAGGATCGCTACAGCCTGTCCAAACGTGCATTGATCAGCCAGATCTGCTCGCTGTACGGCGGCCGTATCGCTGAAGAGATGACCCTGGGCTTTGACGGTGTCACCACCGGCGCGTCCAACGACATCATGCGTGCCAGCCAGATTGCACGGAACATGGTGACCAAGTGGGGTCTGTCGGAAAAGCTCGGCCCGCTGATGTATGCCGAAGAAGAAGGCGAGGTGTTCCTCGGTCGCGGCGGTGGCGGTCAGAGTGCCAGCTTCTCCGGCGAGACAGCCAAGCTGATCGACTCCGAGGTGCGCAGCATCATCGACCAGTGCTACGGCACGGCCAAGCAGATCCTCACGGACAACCGTGACAAGCTCGACGCCATGGCTGATGCGTTGATGAAGTACGAAACGATCGACGCTGAACAGATCGACGACATCATGGCGGGTCGTACTCCTCGCGAGCCTCGCGACTGGTCCGGCGGCACGGGTACACCTCCACCTCCAGTGGTTCAGGACGAGCGTCCGGAAACACCGATCGGCGGTCCGGCTGCTGACGTTTAA
- the folP gene encoding dihydropteroate synthase codes for MTSVQSLTRLPCGNRVLDLARTHVMGILNVTPDSFSDGGRYSQHDAALRHAEAMVLAGATLIDVGGESTRPGARAVSPLEELERVAPVVELINRELDVVISVDTSTPAVMRETARLGAGLINDVRSLQRDGALDAAAATGLPVCLMHMLGEPGDMQDNPQYQDVTREVGEFLAERMAQCALAGIPANRIILDPGFGFAKTLQHNLSLFKHMEALHALGRPLLVGVSRKSMIGHALNRPVGERLHGGLALAALASVKGARILRVHDVAETVDVVRMIEAVESAE; via the coding sequence ATGACTTCTGTACAGTCCCTGACCCGGTTGCCTTGCGGCAACCGGGTTCTTGATTTGGCCCGGACACACGTCATGGGCATTCTCAATGTCACTCCCGATTCTTTCTCTGATGGTGGCCGTTACAGCCAGCACGACGCAGCCTTGCGCCATGCCGAAGCCATGGTGTTGGCTGGCGCGACGCTGATTGATGTCGGCGGCGAATCGACCCGGCCAGGTGCGCGAGCGGTTTCTCCTCTGGAGGAGCTGGAGCGCGTGGCGCCCGTCGTTGAATTGATCAATCGCGAACTGGATGTGGTTATCTCGGTTGACACTTCAACGCCGGCGGTCATGCGTGAAACTGCGCGACTGGGTGCAGGGTTGATCAACGATGTGCGCTCCCTGCAGCGCGATGGTGCGCTGGACGCAGCCGCCGCCACTGGCCTGCCGGTGTGCCTGATGCATATGCTGGGTGAGCCTGGCGACATGCAGGACAATCCGCAGTATCAGGATGTCACCCGGGAAGTCGGCGAGTTTCTCGCAGAGCGCATGGCTCAATGTGCATTGGCGGGTATCCCGGCCAATCGGATCATTCTCGACCCCGGTTTCGGTTTCGCCAAAACCCTGCAGCACAATCTAAGCTTGTTCAAGCATATGGAAGCCCTGCATGCGCTGGGGCGGCCGTTGTTGGTTGGTGTTTCGCGCAAGAGCATGATCGGACATGCATTGAATCGTCCCGTGGGCGAGCGTCTGCATGGCGGTCTGGCGCTGGCGGCACTGGCGTCGGTCAAAGGTGCGCGTATATTGCGGGTCCATGATGTGGCGGAAACGGTAGATGTGGTGCGGATGATCGAAGCCGTGGAATCAGCCGAATAA
- the glmM gene encoding phosphoglucosamine mutase — protein sequence MSKKYFGTDGIRGRVGEYPITPDFMLKLGWAAGMAFRKMGACKVLVGKDTRISGYMFESALEAGLTSAGADVMLLGPMPTPAIAYLSRTFQAEAGIVISASHNPHDDNGIKFFSGKGTKLPDELELMIEELLDTPMTVVESSKIGKVSRINDASGRYIEFCKSSVPTGTSFAGLRIVIDCAHGATYKVAPSVFRELGAEVVVLSAQPNGLNINENCGSTHMGQLQAAVMAEHADLGIAFDGDGDRVLMVDHTGAIVDGDELLFIIARDLHERDKLQGGVVGTLMSNLGLELALADLSIPFIRANVGDRYVIAELLERNWLVGGENSGHIVCFNHTTTGDAIIAALQVLMALKTRNEGLAQTRQALRKCPQVLINVRFGGGESPLEHPAVKEASARVTQAMAGRGRVLLRKSGTEPLVRVMVEGEDETQVRGYAEELAKLVSEVSA from the coding sequence ATGAGCAAGAAATATTTTGGTACCGACGGCATTCGTGGTCGCGTCGGTGAATACCCGATTACTCCTGACTTCATGCTCAAGCTCGGCTGGGCTGCCGGCATGGCGTTCCGCAAGATGGGCGCCTGCAAGGTGCTGGTCGGCAAGGACACGCGGATTTCCGGTTATATGTTCGAATCGGCGCTCGAGGCCGGTCTGACATCGGCGGGCGCCGATGTGATGCTGCTCGGACCGATGCCGACGCCGGCGATTGCCTACCTGTCGCGCACGTTCCAGGCTGAGGCCGGCATCGTGATCAGTGCTTCGCACAACCCGCATGACGATAACGGCATCAAGTTCTTCTCCGGCAAAGGCACCAAGTTGCCCGATGAGCTGGAGCTGATGATCGAAGAGTTGCTCGATACGCCGATGACCGTGGTCGAGTCGAGCAAGATCGGCAAGGTGTCGCGCATCAATGACGCCTCCGGTCGCTACATCGAATTCTGTAAAAGCAGTGTGCCGACCGGCACCAGTTTTGCCGGCCTGAGGATTGTCATCGACTGTGCCCATGGTGCGACCTATAAGGTGGCGCCGAGCGTCTTTCGCGAGCTGGGCGCAGAAGTTGTCGTCTTGTCAGCGCAGCCGAACGGCCTGAACATCAATGAAAACTGCGGCTCGACCCATATGGGGCAGTTGCAGGCGGCAGTGATGGCTGAGCACGCCGATCTGGGGATTGCCTTCGATGGCGATGGTGACCGGGTGCTGATGGTTGATCACACGGGCGCCATTGTCGATGGTGACGAGTTGTTGTTCATCATCGCGCGTGACCTGCATGAGCGTGACAAATTGCAGGGCGGCGTAGTCGGCACTCTGATGAGTAACCTGGGGCTCGAGCTGGCGCTGGCGGATCTTTCGATTCCGTTTATTCGTGCCAACGTCGGTGATCGCTATGTGATCGCCGAGTTGCTGGAGCGTAACTGGTTGGTCGGCGGTGAAAACTCGGGGCATATCGTTTGCTTCAATCACACCACGACTGGCGACGCGATCATCGCTGCATTGCAGGTGTTGATGGCGCTCAAGACTCGAAACGAAGGGCTGGCGCAAACCCGGCAGGCGTTGCGCAAGTGTCCTCAGGTGCTGATCAATGTGCGTTTTGGTGGCGGTGAAAGCCCGCTCGAGCATCCGGCTGTCAAGGAGGCCAGTGCGCGTGTTACCCAAGCGATGGCGGGTCGTGGTCGTGTGCTTTTGCGCAAGTCCGGGACAGAGCCTCTGGTGCGCGTGATGGTCGAAGGCGAGGACGAAACCCAGGTTCGAGGCTATGCCGAAGAACTGGCAAAACTGGTAAGTGAAGTTTCTGCCTGA
- the tpiA gene encoding triose-phosphate isomerase: protein MRRPMVAGNWKMHGTRASVAELINGLRHLALPSGVDVAVFPPCLYINQVIDGLKGKSISVGAQNSAVESMQGALTGEIAPSQLGDAGCSLVLVGHSERRQIMGERDGMLNRKFAAAQACGLIPVLCIGETLEQREAGKTLEVVGRQLGSIIEELGVGAFAKAVIAYEPVWAIGTGLTATPQQAQDVHKAIREQLAAENSEVARGVRLLYGGSVKAANAVELFGMPDIDGGLIGGASLNADEFGAICRAAGN from the coding sequence ATGCGTCGCCCTATGGTAGCTGGTAACTGGAAGATGCACGGTACCCGCGCCAGCGTCGCTGAGCTGATCAACGGCCTTCGTCATCTGGCCTTGCCAAGCGGTGTTGATGTCGCGGTATTCCCGCCTTGCTTGTATATCAATCAAGTGATTGATGGCTTGAAAGGCAAGTCGATTTCGGTCGGTGCGCAGAACTCTGCGGTGGAATCCATGCAAGGTGCATTGACGGGTGAGATTGCTCCCAGTCAGTTGGGGGATGCAGGTTGTTCCCTGGTGCTTGTCGGGCACTCCGAACGCCGCCAGATAATGGGCGAGCGAGACGGGATGCTGAATCGCAAGTTCGCAGCGGCACAGGCATGTGGCTTGATTCCGGTGTTGTGTATAGGGGAAACCCTTGAACAGCGCGAAGCCGGTAAAACTCTTGAGGTTGTCGGGCGTCAGCTGGGCAGTATCATCGAGGAGCTGGGTGTAGGTGCCTTTGCCAAGGCAGTCATTGCTTACGAGCCGGTCTGGGCTATTGGTACCGGACTGACTGCAACGCCGCAACAGGCGCAGGATGTGCATAAAGCCATTCGCGAGCAGTTGGCGGCAGAGAATTCTGAGGTCGCACGAGGTGTGCGGCTTCTATACGGCGGCAGCGTGAAGGCGGCCAATGCGGTCGAACTGTTCGGCATGCCGGATATCGATGGGGGGCTCATTGGTGGAGCTTCCCTGAATGCAGATGAGTTCGGTGCGATCTGTCGCGCCGCGGGAAACTGA
- the secG gene encoding preprotein translocase subunit SecG, protein MLETVVVVFHLLGALGVVALVLLQQGKGADAGASFGAGASNTVFGSQGSSTFLSKFTAILAAGFFITSLGLGYFAKEKAHQLTQAGLPDPAVLEVPKQQQPASDDVPVLQEQKSATPATDVPPAQEQK, encoded by the coding sequence ATGCTGGAAACAGTCGTAGTCGTTTTTCATCTGCTGGGTGCATTGGGCGTAGTTGCTCTGGTTTTGCTGCAGCAGGGTAAAGGTGCGGATGCTGGCGCGTCTTTCGGAGCAGGTGCTTCAAATACTGTGTTCGGAAGCCAAGGTTCCTCTACCTTTCTTAGTAAGTTTACTGCTATACTTGCCGCCGGTTTCTTCATAACCAGCTTGGGGTTAGGTTACTTTGCTAAAGAGAAAGCTCATCAGCTGACTCAAGCAGGTCTCCCAGACCCAGCAGTGTTGGAAGTACCTAAGCAACAACAACCGGCTTCTGATGATGTCCCGGTGCTTCAAGAGCAAAAGTCGGCTACTCCAGCGACTGACGTACCTCCAGCTCAAGAGCAGAAGTAA
- the rimP gene encoding ribosome maturation factor RimP, protein MSSKLEELQALLAPVVVALGYECWGIEFSAQGRHSMLRVYIDKEGGVLVDDCAIVSRQISGVLDVEDPISVEYTLEVSSPGMERPLFTLEQFAKFAGEQVKIKLRSPFEGRRNFQGLLRGVEEQDVVVQVEDHEFLLPIDMIDKANIIPSFD, encoded by the coding sequence GTGTCGAGCAAGCTAGAAGAGTTGCAGGCCTTGCTGGCCCCGGTGGTCGTGGCCCTGGGCTATGAATGCTGGGGGATCGAGTTTTCGGCTCAGGGTCGTCACTCGATGTTGCGCGTTTATATCGATAAAGAGGGCGGCGTGCTGGTGGACGATTGCGCCATTGTCAGCCGTCAGATCAGCGGTGTACTGGATGTTGAAGATCCAATCTCCGTTGAATACACCCTCGAAGTTTCCTCGCCTGGCATGGAGCGCCCGCTGTTCACTCTTGAGCAGTTTGCAAAATTTGCCGGTGAACAAGTGAAGATCAAGCTGCGCTCGCCTTTTGAAGGTCGACGCAACTTTCAGGGCCTTCTGCGCGGTGTAGAAGAACAGGACGTCGTGGTGCAGGTAGAAGACCATGAGTTCCTGTTGCCGATCGATATGATCGACAAGGCCAACATTATTCCCAGTTTTGACTGA
- the nusA gene encoding transcription termination factor NusA: MSKEVLLVVESVSNEKGVPASVIFEALELALATATKKRFEDEVDLRVEINRHTGSYETFRRWTVVEENDLDDPAIETWPSKVAETHPGAKVGDVVEEKIESIEFGRIAAQTAKQVIVQKVREAERAQVVDAYRERLGEIISGTVKKVTRDNVIVDLGNNAEALLAREDIISRETFRVGVRLRALLKEIRTENRGPQLILSRTAPEMLIELFRIEVPEIAEGLIEVMAASRDPGSRAKIAVRSKDKRIDPQGACIGMRGSRVQAVSGELGGERVDIVLWDDNPAQFVINAMSPAEVAAIIVDEDAHAMDIAVGADNLAQAIGRGGQNVRLASQLTGWTLNVMTESDIQAKQQAETGDILRNFIDELEVDEELAQVLVDEGFTSLEEIAYVPLEEMLNIDGFDEDIVNELRARAKDRLLTKAIATEEKLADAHPAEDLLSLEGMDKDLAMELAVRGVITREDLAEQSIDDLLDIDGIDDDRAGKLIMAARAHWFE; this comes from the coding sequence ATGAGCAAAGAAGTACTGCTGGTTGTTGAGTCGGTATCCAATGAAAAGGGCGTACCGGCAAGCGTAATTTTTGAAGCGCTGGAGCTGGCTCTGGCCACTGCTACCAAAAAGCGTTTTGAAGACGAAGTTGACCTGCGTGTGGAAATTAACCGCCACACCGGTTCTTACGAAACGTTCCGTCGCTGGACGGTCGTCGAAGAGAATGATCTCGATGATCCGGCCATCGAAACCTGGCCAAGCAAGGTTGCGGAAACGCATCCGGGCGCCAAGGTTGGCGATGTTGTCGAAGAAAAAATCGAATCCATCGAGTTCGGCCGCATTGCTGCACAGACTGCCAAGCAGGTCATCGTGCAGAAAGTGCGTGAAGCCGAGCGCGCTCAAGTGGTTGACGCCTATCGCGAGCGCCTGGGAGAAATCATCTCCGGCACCGTGAAGAAAGTCACCCGCGACAACGTGATCGTCGATCTGGGCAACAACGCTGAAGCGTTGCTGGCCCGTGAAGACATCATTTCTCGCGAAACTTTCCGTGTCGGCGTGCGCCTGCGTGCGCTGCTCAAGGAAATCCGCACTGAGAACCGCGGCCCGCAGTTGATCCTGTCGCGTACCGCGCCGGAAATGCTGATCGAGCTGTTCCGCATCGAAGTGCCGGAAATTGCCGAAGGCCTGATCGAAGTAATGGCTGCGTCCCGTGATCCGGGTTCGCGCGCCAAGATCGCCGTTCGCTCGAAGGACAAACGCATCGACCCGCAGGGCGCTTGCATCGGTATGCGCGGTTCGCGCGTCCAGGCAGTGTCAGGTGAGTTGGGCGGTGAGCGTGTTGATATCGTCCTGTGGGATGACAACCCGGCTCAGTTCGTGATCAACGCCATGTCCCCGGCTGAGGTTGCGGCAATTATCGTTGACGAAGATGCCCACGCCATGGACATCGCCGTTGGCGCAGACAATCTGGCTCAGGCCATCGGTCGTGGTGGTCAGAACGTGCGTCTGGCGAGCCAGTTGACTGGCTGGACCCTGAACGTGATGACCGAATCGGACATCCAGGCTAAGCAGCAAGCAGAAACCGGCGACATCCTGCGCAACTTCATCGACGAGCTGGAAGTCGACGAAGAACTGGCTCAGGTGCTGGTTGATGAAGGCTTCACCAGCCTGGAAGAGATTGCCTACGTACCGTTGGAAGAAATGCTCAACATCGACGGCTTTGACGAAGACATCGTCAACGAGCTTCGCGCTCGTGCCAAGGATCGTTTGTTGACCAAAGCCATCGCTACTGAGGAAAAGCTGGCAGACGCCCATCCGGCCGAAGACCTGCTCTCGCTTGAGGGTATGGACAAGGATTTGGCGATGGAACTGGCGGTGCGCGGCGTAATTACCCGCGAAGACCTGGCCGAGCAGTCTATTGACGACCTGCTCGACATCGACGGCATTGACGATGATCGTGCCGGCAAGTTGATCATGGCCGCCCGAGCCCACTGGTTCGAGTAA
- the infB gene encoding translation initiation factor IF-2: MTQVTVKQLADEVKTPVERLLQQMREAGLPHTAAEENVTDSEKQSLLTHLKSSHKAKVEEPRKITLQRKTTSTLRVAGSKSISVEVRKKKVFVQRSPEEIEAERKRELDERRAVENAARQKAEEEAKQRAEEEARRQPAAAQTATSDAVAAPAAVTEPVRESAPVVAAAPAPSAEVRNKQNEQRRPDKPRADDNNRRSGGGDGERKNAPHRASVKEKAPAPRVAPRTTDEESDGFRRGGRGKAKLKKRNAHGFQSPTGPVVRDVQIGETITVGDLANQMSVKAAEIIKFMFKLGTPATINQVLDQETAQLVAEELGHKVTLVSDTALEDSLAESLKFEGESFSRAPVVTVMGHVDHGKTSLLDYIRRAKVAAGEAGGITQHIGAYHVETDRGMVTFLDTPGHAAFTAMRARGAKATDIVILVVAADDGVMPQTIEAVQHAQAAGVPLVVAVNKIDKPGADLDRIRSELSVHGVTSEDWGGDTPFVPVSAKMGTGVDELLEAVLLQAEVLELKATPSAPGRGVVVESRLDKGRGPVATVLVQDGTLRQGDMVLVGSNYGRVRAMLDENGKPIKEAGPSIPVEILGLDGTPDAGDEMSVVADEKKAREVALFRQGKFREVKLARAHAGKLENIFENMGQAEKKTLNIVLKSDVRGSLEALNGALNGLGNDEVQVRVVGGGVGGITESDANLALASNAVLFGFNVRADAGARKIVEQEGLDMRYYNVIYDIIEDVKKALTGMLGSDVRENILGVAEVRDVFRSPKFGAIAGCMVIEGVVHRNRPIRVLREDIVIFEGELESLRRFKDDASEVRAGMECGIGVKSYNDVKVGDKIEVFEKVQVARSL, translated from the coding sequence ATGACGCAAGTCACGGTGAAACAACTGGCCGATGAGGTCAAAACACCGGTAGAGCGCCTGTTGCAGCAGATGCGTGAGGCAGGTCTGCCGCACACCGCCGCCGAAGAAAATGTGACTGACAGTGAGAAGCAGTCCCTGCTGACTCACTTGAAAAGCAGCCACAAGGCGAAAGTGGAAGAACCACGCAAGATCACGCTGCAGCGTAAAACCACCAGCACCCTGCGTGTGGCTGGTAGCAAAAGCATCAGCGTAGAAGTTCGCAAGAAGAAAGTTTTCGTACAGCGTAGCCCGGAAGAAATCGAAGCCGAGCGCAAGCGTGAACTGGATGAGCGTCGCGCAGTAGAAAATGCTGCCCGTCAAAAGGCTGAAGAAGAAGCCAAGCAGCGCGCCGAAGAAGAAGCGCGCCGCCAGCCTGCTGCTGCGCAGACCGCTACCAGCGACGCCGTTGCGGCGCCGGCTGCAGTTACCGAACCTGTGCGCGAAAGCGCGCCGGTGGTTGCCGCTGCTCCAGCTCCGTCTGCTGAAGTTCGCAACAAGCAGAACGAACAGCGCCGTCCTGACAAGCCACGTGCCGACGACAACAATCGTCGCAGCGGTGGTGGTGATGGCGAGCGCAAAAACGCTCCGCATCGCGCATCGGTCAAAGAAAAAGCGCCGGCTCCACGTGTGGCGCCACGCACTACCGACGAAGAAAGCGATGGCTTCCGTCGCGGTGGTCGCGGCAAGGCCAAGCTGAAGAAGCGCAACGCCCACGGTTTCCAGAGCCCAACCGGCCCTGTCGTGCGTGATGTGCAGATCGGCGAGACCATCACTGTTGGCGATCTCGCCAATCAGATGTCGGTCAAGGCTGCTGAAATCATCAAGTTCATGTTCAAGCTAGGTACTCCAGCGACCATCAACCAGGTGCTTGATCAGGAAACTGCTCAACTGGTAGCCGAAGAACTGGGCCACAAAGTGACCCTGGTCAGCGACACCGCCCTGGAAGACTCCCTGGCCGAGTCCCTGAAGTTTGAAGGCGAGTCGTTCTCCCGTGCTCCAGTCGTGACCGTAATGGGCCACGTTGACCACGGTAAAACTTCCCTGCTCGATTACATCCGTCGTGCCAAGGTAGCTGCTGGCGAAGCCGGTGGTATTACTCAGCACATCGGTGCGTACCACGTTGAGACTGATCGTGGCATGGTCACTTTCCTCGACACTCCGGGTCACGCGGCGTTTACCGCTATGCGTGCCCGTGGTGCCAAGGCGACCGACATCGTGATCCTGGTGGTTGCGGCGGACGACGGCGTGATGCCGCAAACCATCGAAGCAGTCCAGCATGCTCAGGCTGCCGGCGTGCCTCTGGTGGTTGCAGTGAACAAGATCGACAAGCCGGGCGCCGATCTCGATCGCATTCGCAGCGAACTGTCGGTTCACGGCGTGACTTCCGAAGACTGGGGTGGCGACACGCCTTTCGTTCCGGTTTCCGCGAAGATGGGTACTGGTGTGGACGAGCTGCTTGAAGCCGTCCTGCTGCAAGCTGAAGTGCTCGAACTGAAAGCGACTCCATCGGCTCCTGGCCGTGGTGTTGTGGTTGAATCGCGTCTCGACAAAGGTCGTGGTCCGGTGGCAACCGTTCTGGTTCAAGACGGTACCCTGCGCCAAGGCGACATGGTCCTGGTCGGTTCGAACTATGGCCGCGTGCGTGCCATGCTCGACGAGAACGGCAAGCCAATCAAGGAAGCCGGTCCTTCCATCCCTGTCGAGATTCTCGGCCTGGACGGTACCCCGGACGCTGGCGACGAGATGAGCGTGGTGGCTGACGAGAAGAAAGCCCGTGAAGTGGCTCTGTTCCGTCAAGGCAAGTTCCGCGAAGTCAAACTGGCTCGCGCTCACGCCGGCAAGCTGGAAAACATCTTCGAAAACATGGGTCAGGCCGAGAAGAAGACGCTCAACATCGTCCTCAAATCCGACGTCCGTGGTTCGCTGGAAGCGTTGAACGGTGCCTTGAATGGCCTGGGCAACGACGAAGTACAAGTGCGCGTAGTGGGTGGCGGTGTCGGTGGTATCACCGAGTCCGACGCTAACCTGGCACTGGCTTCCAACGCTGTACTGTTCGGCTTCAACGTGCGTGCCGATGCTGGCGCACGGAAGATCGTCGAGCAGGAAGGTCTGGACATGCGTTACTACAACGTGATCTACGACATCATCGAAGACGTCAAGAAAGCCCTGACCGGTATGCTCGGCAGCGATGTTCGCGAGAACATCCTGGGCGTGGCCGAAGTGCGCGACGTGTTCCGTTCGCCGAAGTTTGGCGCGATCGCCGGCTGCATGGTGATCGAAGGTGTTGTGCACCGTAACCGTCCGATCCGTGTACTGCGTGAAGACATCGTTATCTTCGAAGGCGAGCTGGAATCCCTGCGCCGCTTCAAGGATGACGCTTCCGAAGTACGTGCCGGCATGGAATGCGGTATCGGCGTGAAGAGCTACAACGACGTCAAAGTCGGCGACAAAATCGAAGTCTTCGAGAAGGTTCAGGTTGCTCGCAGCCTCTAA
- the rbfA gene encoding 30S ribosome-binding factor RbfA: MAKEYSRTQRIGDQMQRELAQLIRREVKDPRVGLVTITAVEVSRDVGHAKIFITVMGQDNAEDIAQSIKVLNAAAGFLRMQLAREMKLRSVPQLHFHYDESVVRGAHLSALIERAVAEDNQHVTAPAPEDAKE; this comes from the coding sequence ATGGCAAAAGAATACAGCCGTACCCAACGTATCGGCGATCAGATGCAGCGCGAGCTGGCCCAACTGATCCGTCGCGAAGTCAAAGATCCGCGCGTCGGCCTGGTCACCATTACCGCTGTGGAAGTCAGCCGTGACGTCGGTCACGCGAAGATTTTCATCACCGTGATGGGTCAGGACAACGCCGAAGATATCGCGCAAAGCATCAAGGTGCTCAATGCCGCCGCAGGTTTCCTGCGCATGCAACTGGCCCGTGAAATGAAGCTGCGCAGTGTGCCGCAATTGCACTTCCACTACGACGAATCCGTTGTCCGTGGTGCGCACCTGTCGGCCCTGATCGAGCGCGCCGTGGCTGAAGACAATCAGCACGTCACCGCGCCTGCACCTGAAGACGCCAAGGAGTAA